A segment of the Chaetodon trifascialis isolate fChaTrf1 chromosome 2, fChaTrf1.hap1, whole genome shotgun sequence genome:
GCCTACTTCCTTCAGGGGGTCTTTCACTGGTCATGTTTCTTTCTGGCATAAGAATTAATCTTTGAATTTGTGATCCAGCTTCTATGTTTTTTCGCTAGCTGTATGGCTAAAAATGAGTAAGCATAGTACCCAGAGGATGAAGTCCAATGACTCTGTTGATTTACTAACTTtccctctagtgccaccatgacAATAGCATTTAACACTAACAGAAATTATAAGGCAGCGCTTTTGTTTTTTAGGTATACAAAAGGCTCATTTCTCTTAAAATTTGTGCATAAATTCTCATCAGTGAGTGCTTCTCCTTTGGCAAGATAATCCATCCATGCGACAGGTGTGGCATCAAGATCAAGATTAAGATCCTGATTAAACAGCATGAATGTTGCACAGGTGTTTTTAGGATCAGTTAAGGATAGCTTaactttcttgacattttgtgagtttattttgtttggtgttttcttGGGCTGGTCAAAATTAAAAGTCGCTCTCTCTGACTGGTAATGGCTAGATTGCCATAAAATTTTCTACAGATTTGCAGGTCAGATCAGTTGTAAAGACTTTGGAGATCCTCTACTAACACGTCAAAAGTGCATTTCTTCAGTGAGATAGCTTGAAATCTGCTGGATGGATTGGCACAATCATTTCCAGACATTCATGCCTCCATGACAAGATGTCCTCATTACGTCCCTCTAGCACCACCAGGAGGTAGACATTTGTGCTTCTGGGTGAAAAGTCTGTTTGGTGGACTAACATGCAGTTTAGTCCATGCATTCAGGGTGTTTTTGATGTTTGGTAAATGGATTAACTTTAACAGTTTTCCTTTCCAATGAGCATCACAGCCTGACAGAGCCGctggcatggctgcagactcctACTCTATAACAATACCTTCACCTGTTTATGGTATCTTCTCATTTGTAATCACCATCATACATTTGGAGTCCAATACTGTTTTCACAGTTGCTTCCATTAAAAACTACAAAGATTATCTCTGTCTAAAGCCTTTATTGGAGGTGTGTTTTGCTTGCAGCATAGCTGTGCACCCACACAAATACTGAGGGCACAAGGCTGAATGTGCAAAATATCTGGTATTTGTTTCCCTCACACTTGGGTACAGTAAGTTttacaaaatacagttttaaagTGTTTCTCATTTGCTTTAGTTAATCTAGATGCTGAGAACCCTGTAATGACATTAATTaagtgaaacagtgaaaagtgaaagtgatgGTGACTTTTACCTTCAGAGAAGATCAGAACCACCTTCTGTTTATAAATTcagtgtatacagtatattgtagtTAGAGACTGTTATTATGAGTATAAGTATATACATTttctaaatatatattttcttatgTTTCAGATAAGATCTATCTATCTGATCTATCATCTGGTTAAACATTTCTCCTGACTCAGCCACTTCACTGTCTGGGTTTTAGTTAAATTGCTGTATATATGTTGAATGTACAAAATTTAACATTTGGCGCATCGTATTAACTTTCATGTAAGTGCATTTTGCTGGCATTGTCCTGGACCTCATGAATAGCCACATGTGAACCtttaataagaaataaaatatatataaagagagcaaaggaggaatATCAACACATGCAGGATGTATTGTACTAAATCAAATACATAAGAAATGCAAGCATCAACCGGCAGTAACACAGAAAAGATGTAATACTGGGATATTGTGGTCATCACTGAGTCACAGAAGCAGGTTCTTCATCACTTTTCATGCAGCACACCAGCACATGTTACATGCTCTctatttgatgcatttttttgattttgatgtTCTCTTGAACAGACATGACTTATGAGACGCCTTCAGGTTTCCTAAGTCTAACACCCTCTGATGTCACTGAAACCTAACCccgtctttttttaaaaaatagtgcGTGAGAAGAGACCAATgtaaaagtgagaaaacataaactgcattaaaaataaaagaccGCTTAAAAAAAGTAAGTAGCATCTTGCTCCAGTGCAACCTAGAGTCTTTCTCTCGTGTACTGAATTTTTGATATGGCTAGAAACTAGAGCAGCTTTCATTTTGAAGCAACAGGGACACCATGTGGAACACATTTGCTATTCCAATTAAAATGAGACACCATATGTTGAAAATGTTAGCACACCTGAGGGAGCTCAACAAAGACAGTTTAATGTGAAGGCCGGGTAGATAAGAAGCAGCTTTAGATCAGACTGCTCTATTTGAACCAGAAGCTAAGGGATATAtatgcactgacacacagtgtaACAATTAAGTGATGACTTATGAGGAAAAGAATGATCTTTAAATCTGTGGCCAGGAAAATGTGATGTTAAAGAATCACTGACAGAGCCAGCGTGAAATGCCAAGCGGAAACTTCTGCAGTTTAATGAAGAAATCCTCAAAGGTCACTTAAACAGATGGTGACATttacaaaatacattttgccaTCTGATGCTTTTAATAAGACGGTGCAGATTGTCTTTGATTTTATACTAAACAGAACATAATCAGTGACATTATCTTGACTTTTTAAGTACAAGTCCACCAGATACAGTGTTCTATACTGCACAATAGTTTATGCCCCTGCAGCATATTTACAAAACCTGAGCGTCATGTGTTTGGTCTGATTTCTTCTCCTAATGAGTCAAACAGATGACAGCATTCATCTGTACACACAAGTTAGGGAATACATATATGACTCAAAAGAAAATCTTGACTTGAACATGTCGCTAAAATGTATtccttgtcatttttttctgtaatctaaacctttttttttgtagttgaAGTATCTCCTATGACCACGGCTGTATCCCCACCACACATTCATTCATGAGAGCTTTCTGTGTCAGTAGTGGAAAAAAACCCGGCACAATCCAATTAGCTTAATTAAAGAGACGCCATAGAAAGAAACTGGGACTGTGTGTAACGACCTCAGGGATTAGACCTGCTGACCCCATGTGACCGGGGTCATGGCGAGGAGGAGCTGTCCTTGGCGCTGAAGTACAAGTTGCTGTTATGCATCTGCGCAGGGGACAGACGGGTTGTTTGTTTTCGGGAGGGTTAACTCGTTATCTCTGGATCACCTTGAGGAAACTTTATTCAAATTTAGCACAAACGTTCACCTGAACTCAGGGATGAACTGATTCAATTTTGGTAGTCAAAGGTCAAATGTCACctcataaaacatgttttaaaccACAACTTAAGAAGTCATATGCTAATTTTGACAAAACTAATGTCTAATGTCtcataagaaaaaaatatgaagtgatgacatttcatAATCAAAAGGgcaaaggtcaacttcactgtgacatcacaatgTTCcgtaaaaacacttttctggcctttattcaacaccatatctcaggaacagaagggcagattgtgaccatacttcacatttggtcagacacTGAATTGGTGACTCCAATCTTTggtgtccaccttcaaactgtgctgattgtttagatcaTTTgtggttgaagatgtgtgtgaagcatccatgttttgTAGTTTCTTTGCAGCAATATCCATATTTGGTCTGAGGTGGTCTTGAATGTTCGCTCCAAAACAAAAGTATAATCTATGTACAGTGATATGAAATGGAGATAAGGagcaaattgtcacatttgagaagctttaACCAGAACATGCTTTGCATTTTAGTATACCAATTGGCTTAAATGATGAATTCATTATCAAAGTTGCTGCTGATTAATGTCCTGACAGAGAACTCGTTTCAGCTGAGCTATTACAGTATGAGGAACACTATCCAACATCATCTTCCTGTTTAGCTCCTTTAATGTAGTGGGGAGATATTTTAGATAGAAAAATGTCGTGCTGTTGGCTAAAAGAGGACAGATTACTTATGATTTCAATACACCATATATTAACAGCTACATCAATACAACATAGATACATAATCTAGACTTTGACAAAATGAGAATTAAAGCTTTTAAAGGCAAACCATGTCCCTGGCTAGAGACActaataaaaatgttaaatgaattTACATGTCACTTTGAACtttcaggtttttgttttactgtctaATTGTCTTGTGGTGTTTCTCAACTCTCTTGTTTCATCTCAGGGATCCAACAGTATgtaaaaaacacagtaaatacgATCCGGTCTTGGATAAATCTGCAGTGACTCATTGTGGCAGCCATCAATTACtgtaaatggaaaaacaaactaGCTGCCAAAtattagcagcctctaagttGCTTCCACTTATGTGTGCTGTGGTCCTTACCATCTGGGATATTTCTTCTGCTTAACAAAAACACTTGTGTAAACATCTGCCTTTGAGTTACTTTTGTGAAAATGTATAGAGAGCACTGTGGAGGAGTACCAGGCTTCTTCTCAGTTGTGACAAAGACCAGCGGCACCGATACAAACACGACCGACCCTCACCTCTGACAGGTGTCATCATTGTTTATGCCCTTTCCTAATTATGCTTACACAGCAGACTTGACTGTTTGCCAACTTCTGTCCATCCCATATACTCCATTCATTCACACTATGGAATGATGGCGGGTGATCTAATAGAATTAAAGCAGACAGTCTTACGCTGAAATAGATCACCACCTTAGCCCTCTGCTGGCATGGGTTAGCTATTTTTAATCCCACTGACGCAGTAGGAGACCAGGTTACTTAGAGGGATTAGGTAAGGAGCCTGGGAAGTTTATAAATGGAGGTAAAGGAAGGGATCAGGAAAGGAATCAGACAGAACACAACAGATCAGGACCTGCGGCGTACTGGTCGGGACAGAGATCCAGACACCTCCagctgaggctgcagaggaaccAACGTCTACCTGTGACCAGCTCGTGCTCTTTGCCTTCAGTTTCCACACGTCTGAGAAACATAAGCATGGAGTCCATGGCCCAGACGGTGACCACCACTGCAGCCTTTGACAGAGAGACTTTCCCCAGGAAAGTCCAGAGAATGACCCCCAGAGGAGCATCGTCTCATTTTGTGGGGAGCTCAATTGTGATCCTGTCCTCATTTGCAGTCTCCACTTTGGCTATGAACTGTGGGAAGAGGATCCAAGAGTCTCGAAACAAAGCCGACATGAACTAGCGACGGTGGACAGATGGACATGCCTTCATTTCTTATATCACCTTTCTTAAACTCAGCAAGTCAATGATACGTTTATTTTTCTGATGAAATCATGGACACCCCTTCTTGGCCAGCTGCCTTTTGTGTTCCTGTGGTGAAATGTGATGTGTACTATGTCACGCAGagagttttctgtttgttcaagTGTTACCTTGAAGCAAAAGCCTGGAGATTCAGAAGAGGATAAAGCTCTCAGGGGACATGAGACAGATCAACAACAGGAGAACACTGCTGAGAAAGACAAGCATTTGGCAACCATCCCCACATCAACCTATTGGATACCAAACATGCTTTGCTGGGTTAACAGAGATTACACTATGGCATTTCAAGTAGGGGAACAGTATGCAGTAATACCTTCAAACCTCATCCTCCGTTTGGCCTCATTCATGTAGCGAGCAGTTTCAAAATGTAAGATTTTAATAGTTAATCAAACATAATGAAAGCtaaaattagaataaaacattttcagtacTGGGTACTGCACCTCTGTAACTTTTTGGTGCTGACtgaaatgtgtcaaactgtGGACCATTGAAAGCTCATCATTTCTCTTTGAAATTTATTACACATCTTAACTTCTTTGATTAGACAGTTGTAATTTCAACAACTATTTAGGCTGCACTTCATTCAGGCAGTGTTCTTGTATGTTCTGATGTATGCACCAAAACTTGTCTTTGCACAGCACAGTAGCTCAAATaatgtgatgaagatgacgcACTATGATTTCAGTATATGTGGAAGAATCTGTCCTGAgtggttttcattcattcatgtcatGTTGCAGAGGATACTTCACATTTGTTTCAGCCATCACAATGTGGTCGTGTGAAACACTGACAGTGCTTTTCATATTCTGGTGTATTTCATCCTATTGCCACGAGAGGGCAGTATTGACATTAAAGATGACAAAATGTAACCACTCGTCTTGCTTTATCCTTATATTTTTGCACGCTGAGTGTCCTGTATTAGGTGAaactgacaataaagttgactctgacttttgacatttaatttttataaaattttatattttattttaaaaacaaagaaagcaaatgagttttaaacagtacagtacaaaacAGTACAAATAAAGACAGATCTGCAGCAGTGATACAAACGTCACACGTCTGCAATGTTTCATCAAAGTCCATCGACACCTGTGCTGAAGACCCAAATGTTTGGGCCGTGTATGAAAATCTTCCAAAGAGCTTCTGGTTTCCTGTATGTGTGCGCATGTCCTCTACTGTGTTGTCTTCAGAGTGTGTCAAGGCTCTTCAGCCTCCGATCAGTAAAGAATCGGTGTGTTTGGTGGGCCGGGTTTTGGTCTTTACCTGCAGCTGAAGAACTGAAGTAGGACAACATGGACTTGTTGTTCTGCCTCTGCGCtgccctctctccatcctcctcatcatcctccctgAGGACAGATTCAACAAAGAAATACTGATTTTTTCACTGTGGTTAGCACTCATCTCTTTAAGACGAATGACTTGCGCAGGCATTAAGCACGACCTGGAAATCAAAGGGGTTGGCTTCTATGGACTTggggaaaagcagcaaataattTTAAtgctttcagaaatgttttatcTGCTAACTAATAGCTAAAAAATGACACAGGCAGTAATTCTCTCTGAGCTGAATCATCAAGATACTGTAAATCATGTGTTAATGCTGGATTTCAACAGTAGTCTTCTCTAACTCCTTAAATCAGCCTCtgctttttttaacttttgctCAAAATCAAGTGTGAAGGTTCTTTACCAGTGGACAGTCACACCCTTGCTGTCCATCAGGGTTTGGGCAGTGCTCCAGCTAAATCGAACAAACTGAGGGTAACCGAACACTGGGTCCAGATACTTCAGGAGCCATGCTTTAGTCTTGGGGTCTGAAAACGCAGGAAAAATATTGGTCTTGGTatcagttaattttttttttatgttattagTGACAGATTTTTCTAAAATGAATACCTGAAAAGTGTAAACGCAAACAAATGCTGATTTTCTCAAATAAGGATATCATTGTGGGAGGATTATAAATAGCTGTTGATTGTTCCTGTTACCATTGGGGTATCCTGAGCCGTAGTCTGAATCCACCTCTCCCAGGTCCTCAGCAAAGTTCCAGCCCTTTACAACCCGATCTCTAGCCACCTGAAAAATCAGCAAATTGCATCAGAGAAACTACTGACAGACTTTGCACAAAGCATAAACCGTGGACACTGAGGCTTTCATCACAGGAACATGTTCGCTTTGTAAGGCTGAAGTTACAGACTTCATATTCACACGAGGCAAAAAGGGAAGTAAAGAGCACTCATCTCCACTGCCTACAACACCTGCAGTCTGTACTCATCAGGCTAAAGAACACTTCCTTCACTATCTCACAACAAGATCAACTTCTTTCAATAAATACTCAAGGTAACGTCGCCGTCTTCTGGAGGTACAGTACTGTGGAGCTAgagctgggcgatatggctgaaaactctattgcgatataagtgttttatattggtcgatatcaataactattgatattttttatgacctgtttaaaataaggaccgggagaaaaatacattcaatctaaacatttttattttaaattgaaccttcctctgattataatcccctcagctatcaaggcagaaaggaaaggaaatgtcaacacaaccatggaaaacactcaaataataaatgtaaaaaaaagtgtaaaaatgtaaacagagagaaacctgagaacttttttctacaggtttagtgcaggaagttcacaagctgattcaccttctgctgaataaaatgttttcaaatatgtgcagtgttttgtaaacatagcagaaactgaggtagacttgacatcagtaacaaacaaacaaacaaacaaacaaacaaacaaacatgacagacagcacagtaagactgactgaactataaaaccagccttgacatatgaataactttagtcactaTTCTTACcctaaacatacatgaactattcaattatatttttattgcaagtgcgttaaaaaaaataataataaaaaagtacgcgtaagagatgtttataacctggcttctcctcagtgctcagtgaagcatgtctttagctatatgatatgccgctgcctccattatgtcttcgtgccttttagatgatttgtcatcaggcactgaagcagatacctctgcatggtggtctgctgcttgtgcggtgatgctgcggttggcggacgttggcgaatatggctgcgctccaaagactgagcgcggctaaggtggttaaataagtttgtggtattaccggtcttggtggggacgaaagtcttgcataagttacagaccacattggtctgactacggtccgacttataaaatccaaaaaaatgccattctggcgagctgactttccatgttttattgacaatttctttgctcgctgcagcgctcactttctatttctcatctcactcctcgcaaagcatcaaacatgagacaacaAGATggtgcaaccgaacttgatactgttacatgattggcgtgttggcgtgtctctctcactgattagcgattactccctacgttgctcggttacctgagagcgagtgcctttgttcatgcaaccaacctcgcttcgcaacttcaggtttcttccgatgaagaaaaaaaattatcgaatgttttatcgaacgcatttttattgatattgatgacgtgtctatcgcgagacatatcgctattgtttttatcgcccagccctatgtGGAGCTAACAAATGGTAACAATCAGAAACATGAACAGTAAGAGAAAGAAACTGAGATCCAGCTGGCTGGTGGTCACTAACCTTCGCACAGATACTGGCTGCACTGACAATGGGGAAGAGGGAGTCGGCCTTCGGCCTCACAGTCACCTCAATACCCGGGAACAGCTTGGAGAGTTTGTCCTCATACTTATCTGCTGGGCCAACAGTGTCCACAAATACCTGCAGAAACCCAGACAGGTCAAGTGAAATAGGAAAGAGCAAAGATGAATGAGAGAAATGAAGAGCACACATTTCACTGGGGCTGCAAAACTATGAGAAACATAAAGGTTTGATAACGAGGATGGCTACCTTATGGTCAAAATGCTATGCTTTTAAAGTAACAGGTTCAATCTAAAACACAATGGAGCTGTATTCAATTTGGTGATTTCTTACATTTTGATTCTCTGATGTTTAACATGTTGTATGTTTCATTAAGTTATCAATCAGACCTGACCCAGAACTGACACAAAGACCCTGTACTGACTGAATGAAAAGAGTTTGTGTAAAGCCAGCACAGGAGAAAATATGACCCTgacaatacaacaaaaacattagTGTGCACCTTCATCTGTTCACATACCTCTTTGATCTGTACTCCACAGTCCAAAGCATACTGTAATAGGCCGATGGCTGTATCGTGTGAAAGTGCGTTCAGGTTATATTTTGTCCTAACAAAAGCAGACGTTTTATCAGGGTGTGAATACAGAACACACTTTATGAAAAAGAGAACATGTgcatgatgctgtgtgtgtgtgccacataCCTCTGTAACATGCTGGTAGAGATAGTGTTTGGTGAGAGAATCTGCAGAGCCCAGCCAACATAACTTTTGGCTTCATCCAGTTTTTCGAAAagattttctctttctgcctctgttaGAGTCTTTGAATCTGATAAGGCGGAGACAAAatacatctgtttgtttgtacaATATAAGAAGTAATATTACTGAGGACGCAATGAAGACTTTCATTTACCACTGTGGAAGGGAAAAATAATTCATTGCTTATTCTGCTTATGTATTTGTTAACAACTTAGTGAGTGAGGATGAGCTCAAAGCATCTCACCAACACATGCTATGCAACAGAGATATGGGCCAATAGGATTACCTGCCACTTTCAagttcttcagctcctccttttTAGAAACTGGACAGAAACATATTCCATACACCATGGGCCCTGGATCACAAaacatgtacatacagtaaatatataAGCCACAAACCCTGGAACACAGTGAGTGTTAAAACAATTGGACAATGCTTTCAAGAAGTGGCTGACAGTAAATCAATTCATCTCCATAACAAATTATGGATGACTGCAACAGACGATGTGAGGAAGCAGTTTTATTAAAACGCTGTACGGTCTAAATTACGAAGATATTCTTTTCAACAAGTAAGTAACAGCATACCCAGCACAGGCCCCCTGCCTGCCTCATCAATGCCCAAACAACAGTCTTCAGTCCGGCAGACATCAGGGATCTGAGAAGCCAGTCTGCAGCTGACGGAGTTGTCTGATTCAAAAGGGCCAAGGTCCATGACAGCTGAcggagaggaaaacagacacATATCAAACATTTATCTTATCACGTCCAAGTCCTGCTCGATGTACAACTCTGTCTTTAGCACTGAAACAAGGTGACTTGTCGCGTTAACTACAACTCCTGACAACCAGCCATTTTAGGTACACAGCTGCTAGAGACGTTAGCTTGCTCTTTCGCGCTGCTGATACGGTTTAAACTactcacactgacattttttgttgtcaTGTCATGTTTAAGTGAATAATTTTGGCCGTTCAATGGAAACACTAAACTAACTAATTCTGTCATTAATATCAACAAAGCTCATTCTTACCTATTTCAGACGGTGACTAAACTCGTTACAACTTTGTATTATGCTTCTGTCTGCTACAGATTTGGCGCCCCGGGAATGACGTcacaccttcttcttcttcttcttcttcttcttcttcttcttcttcttcttcttcttcttcttcttttcttcttcttcttcattttggCACATTACCGCCACCAGTTGGTCTGGAGCCTGACCACAC
Coding sequences within it:
- the rnaseh2a gene encoding ribonuclease H2 subunit A, with product MDLGPFESDNSVSCRLASQIPDVCRTEDCCLGIDEAGRGPVLGPMVYGICFCPVSKKEELKNLKVADSKTLTEAERENLFEKLDEAKSYVGWALQILSPNTISTSMLQRTKYNLNALSHDTAIGLLQYALDCGVQIKEVFVDTVGPADKYEDKLSKLFPGIEVTVRPKADSLFPIVSAASICAKVARDRVVKGWNFAEDLGEVDSDYGSGYPNDPKTKAWLLKYLDPVFGYPQFVRFSWSTAQTLMDSKGVTVHWEDDEEDGERAAQRQNNKSMLSYFSSSAAGKDQNPAHQTHRFFTDRRLKSLDTL